One Cellulomonas sp. Y8 DNA segment encodes these proteins:
- the mfd gene encoding transcription-repair coupling factor produces MNVAGLLPVLLTDPAVARAVSLVPSRGEVDVVGPAGIRPPLLAALAGARAEAAPGAARPGRPLVVVTATGRDADEIAAALRCYLPDDDVAVLPSWETLPHERLSPRSDTVARRLAVFRRLAHPDPEPGHTGPIRVLVLPVRALLQPVVAGLGELAPVSLNVGERADLSEVAERLVAAAYSRVDMVERRGEFAVRGGILDVFPPTEDHPLRIEFWGEDVEEIRWFSVADQRSLEVAGHGLWAPPCREILLTDEVRERAASLVERLPGAVDMLDKLAQGIAVEGMESLAPALVGDMVPVLDLVPDDALLVLADPERVRRRAHDLVATTEEFLQAAWTSAAAGAATPLDLSAASFASFAEVRALAAVRGLGWWTLSPFTLDADAAEGAADPDALRSADDGVETVVVAARDVERYRGEVDRAVADVRRLQQDGWRLLLATEGHGPAQRMAEQLRAADVPARLVPALEGDLEGGVVLVMPAQVGPGFVSEDLRLAVFSESDLTGRPGSSTRDMRKMPSRRRNVVDPLQLRPGDFVVHEQHGVGRFVELVSRTIGTGASAATREYMVVEYASSKRGQPGDRLFVPTDQLDQVTKYVGGEAPSLNKMGGSDWAKTKGRARKAVKEIAGELIRLYSARQATAGHAFSPDTPWQRELEDAFAYVETPDQLATIDEVKADMEKSVPMDRLICGDVGYGKTEIAVRAAFKAVQDGKQVAVLVPTTLLVQQHLDTFAERYAGFPVTVKALSRFQTKAESEAVVDGLRDGSIDVVIGTHRLITGEVRFKDLGLVIIDEEQRFGVEHKETLKALRTNVDVLAMSATPIPRTLEMAVTGIREMSTLATPPEERHPVLTFVGAWEEKQISAAIRRELLREGQVFYVHNKVESIERTAARLNELVPEARIAVAHGKMNEHQLEQVIVDFWEKRFDVLVCTTIVETGLDISNANTLILERADRLGLSQLHQLRGRVGRGRERAYAYFLYPPEKPLTETAHDRLQTIAANTDLGAGMAVAMKDLEIRGAGNMLGGEQSGHIEGVGFDLYIRMVGEAVASYRGDQPEELPDVTVELPVDAHIPHDYIAHERLRLEAYRKLAAAGDEAALEEISAELVDRYGPIPEPVTNLFAVARFRLHARTAGLTDVTAQGKFVRFAPVDLPESAQLRLKRLYPGSVLKPALRTVLVPFPTTARIGGKPLHGEAVMSWARQLIDAVVLGDVSAAAGVGTAAR; encoded by the coding sequence ATGAACGTCGCCGGACTGCTGCCCGTCCTCCTCACCGACCCCGCCGTCGCGCGCGCCGTCTCCCTCGTCCCGTCCCGCGGCGAGGTCGACGTCGTCGGGCCCGCCGGCATCCGCCCCCCGCTGCTGGCCGCCCTCGCGGGCGCCCGCGCCGAGGCCGCCCCCGGTGCCGCGCGGCCCGGCCGCCCCCTCGTCGTCGTCACCGCCACCGGCCGCGACGCGGACGAGATTGCCGCGGCGCTGCGCTGCTACCTGCCGGACGACGACGTCGCGGTGCTGCCGTCCTGGGAGACGCTGCCTCACGAGCGCCTGTCGCCCCGCAGCGACACCGTCGCGCGCCGGCTCGCCGTGTTCCGCCGCCTGGCGCACCCCGACCCCGAGCCCGGCCACACCGGCCCGATCCGCGTCCTCGTCCTGCCCGTGCGCGCGCTGCTGCAGCCGGTCGTCGCCGGGCTGGGCGAGCTCGCGCCCGTGTCGCTGAACGTGGGGGAGCGGGCCGACCTGTCCGAGGTCGCCGAGCGCCTGGTGGCCGCCGCGTACAGCCGGGTCGACATGGTCGAGCGCCGCGGGGAGTTCGCCGTGCGCGGCGGCATCCTCGACGTGTTCCCGCCGACCGAGGACCACCCGCTGCGCATCGAGTTCTGGGGCGAGGACGTCGAGGAGATCCGCTGGTTCTCCGTCGCCGACCAGCGCAGCCTCGAGGTCGCGGGCCACGGCCTGTGGGCGCCTCCGTGCCGGGAGATCCTGCTGACCGACGAGGTGCGCGAGCGCGCCGCGTCCCTGGTGGAGCGGCTGCCCGGGGCGGTCGACATGCTCGACAAGCTGGCGCAGGGCATCGCCGTCGAGGGCATGGAGTCGCTGGCCCCGGCGCTCGTCGGCGACATGGTCCCCGTGCTCGACCTGGTGCCGGACGACGCGCTGCTCGTGCTGGCCGACCCCGAGCGGGTCCGCCGCCGCGCGCACGACCTCGTCGCCACCACCGAGGAGTTCCTCCAGGCCGCGTGGACCTCCGCCGCCGCCGGCGCCGCGACGCCGCTCGACCTGTCCGCCGCGTCGTTCGCGTCGTTCGCCGAGGTGCGGGCGCTCGCCGCCGTGCGCGGCCTGGGCTGGTGGACGCTCAGCCCCTTCACGCTCGACGCGGACGCCGCCGAGGGCGCCGCCGACCCGGACGCGCTCCGCAGCGCCGACGACGGCGTCGAGACCGTCGTGGTCGCCGCCCGCGACGTCGAGCGGTACCGCGGCGAGGTCGACCGCGCCGTCGCCGACGTCCGCCGGCTGCAGCAGGACGGCTGGCGGCTGCTCCTCGCGACCGAGGGCCACGGCCCCGCGCAGCGCATGGCCGAGCAGCTGCGCGCCGCCGACGTGCCCGCCCGGCTGGTCCCGGCGCTCGAGGGCGACCTCGAGGGCGGCGTCGTCCTCGTCATGCCCGCGCAGGTCGGCCCGGGCTTCGTGTCCGAGGACCTGCGGCTCGCGGTGTTCTCCGAGTCCGACCTCACGGGCCGACCCGGCTCGTCCACCCGCGACATGCGCAAGATGCCGAGCCGGCGCCGCAACGTCGTCGACCCGCTGCAGCTGCGGCCCGGCGACTTCGTCGTGCACGAGCAGCACGGCGTCGGCCGGTTCGTCGAGCTGGTGTCCCGCACGATCGGCACCGGTGCGTCCGCGGCCACCCGCGAGTACATGGTGGTCGAGTACGCGTCGTCCAAGCGCGGCCAGCCGGGGGACCGGCTGTTCGTGCCGACCGACCAGCTCGACCAGGTGACCAAGTACGTCGGCGGCGAGGCGCCCAGCCTCAACAAGATGGGCGGCTCGGACTGGGCCAAGACCAAGGGGCGCGCCCGCAAGGCGGTCAAGGAGATCGCCGGCGAGCTCATCCGGCTGTACTCGGCGCGCCAGGCGACGGCCGGGCACGCGTTCAGCCCGGACACCCCGTGGCAGCGTGAGCTCGAGGACGCGTTCGCGTACGTCGAGACCCCGGACCAGCTCGCCACGATCGACGAGGTCAAGGCCGACATGGAGAAGTCGGTCCCGATGGACCGGCTCATCTGCGGCGACGTCGGCTACGGCAAGACCGAGATCGCGGTGCGCGCGGCGTTCAAGGCCGTGCAGGACGGCAAGCAGGTCGCCGTGCTCGTGCCGACCACGCTGCTCGTGCAGCAGCACCTCGACACGTTCGCCGAGCGGTACGCCGGGTTCCCGGTGACCGTGAAGGCGCTGTCGCGCTTCCAGACCAAGGCCGAGTCCGAGGCGGTAGTCGACGGCCTGCGCGACGGCAGCATCGACGTCGTCATCGGCACGCACCGGCTCATCACCGGCGAGGTGCGGTTCAAGGACCTGGGCCTGGTCATCATCGACGAGGAGCAGCGGTTCGGTGTCGAGCACAAGGAGACCCTCAAGGCGCTGCGCACCAACGTCGACGTGCTGGCGATGTCGGCGACGCCGATCCCGCGCACGCTCGAGATGGCGGTGACCGGCATCCGCGAGATGTCGACCCTGGCGACCCCGCCGGAGGAGCGGCACCCCGTGCTGACCTTCGTCGGCGCCTGGGAGGAGAAGCAGATCTCCGCCGCCATCCGCCGCGAGCTGCTGCGCGAGGGCCAGGTGTTCTACGTGCACAACAAGGTCGAGTCGATCGAGCGCACCGCGGCCCGGCTCAACGAGCTGGTGCCGGAGGCCCGGATCGCGGTCGCCCACGGCAAGATGAACGAGCACCAGCTGGAGCAGGTGATCGTCGACTTCTGGGAGAAGCGGTTCGACGTCCTGGTGTGCACGACGATCGTCGAGACCGGCCTCGACATCTCCAACGCGAACACGCTGATCCTGGAGCGCGCCGACCGGCTCGGGCTGTCCCAGCTGCACCAGCTCCGCGGGCGCGTCGGCCGCGGGCGGGAGCGGGCGTACGCGTACTTCCTGTACCCGCCGGAGAAGCCGCTGACCGAGACCGCGCACGACCGGCTGCAGACGATCGCCGCCAACACGGACCTCGGCGCCGGCATGGCCGTGGCGATGAAGGACCTGGAGATCCGCGGCGCGGGCAACATGCTCGGCGGCGAGCAGTCCGGGCACATCGAGGGCGTCGGCTTCGACCTGTACATCCGGATGGTCGGCGAGGCCGTGGCGTCCTACCGCGGCGACCAGCCCGAGGAGCTGCCCGACGTGACGGTCGAGCTGCCCGTCGACGCGCACATCCCGCACGACTACATCGCGCACGAGCGGCTGCGCCTGGAGGCGTACCGCAAGCTCGCGGCCGCGGGGGACGAGGCGGCGCTCGAGGAGATCTCGGCGGAGCTGGTCGACCGGTACGGCCCGATCCCCGAGCCCGTGACCAACCTGTTCGCGGTCGCCCGGTTCCGGCTGCACGCACGCACCGCCGGGCTCACCGACGTCACCGCGCAGGGCAAGTTCGTGCGGTTCGCGCCGGTCGACCTGCCCGAGTCGGCGCAGCTGCGGCTCAAGCGGCTGTACCCCGGCTCGGTGCTCAAGCCCGCGCTGCGCACCGTGCTGGTGCCGTTCCCGACGACCGCGCGGATCGGCGGCAAGCCGCTGCACGGCGAGGCGGTCATGTCCTGGGCGCGGCAGCTGATCGACGCGGTCGTGCTCGGCGACGTGTCCGCCGCGGCGGGGGTGGGCACGGCGGCGCGCTGA